One genomic window of Clostridioides sp. ES-S-0054-01 includes the following:
- a CDS encoding sporulation protein, which produces MRKNIPTKLKTILALGVLTLATASSAVTASASSLENNVNISNKSLVYSNTKYKFSAKPNCSVKPELKPDKDNSCKDKNHNDKNCNNTNKPEDNNNSGSTNKPDNNKPESNKPEDNNNSDSNNKPDNNKPESNKPEDNNNSGSTDKPDNNKPESNKPEDNNNSDSTDKPNDNNNSGSTSENFSAYQKEVVDLVNIERSKAGLNPLTLDSSISNVATKKSQDMIDNNYFSHNSPTYGSPFDMLKKFGISYKTAGENIAMGQKTPKEVVNAWMNSEGHRKNIMNPNFSKIGVGVAQKNGGSIYWTQIFVG; this is translated from the coding sequence ATGAGAAAAAATATACCAACAAAATTAAAAACTATATTAGCTTTAGGAGTGCTAACCTTAGCAACAGCTTCCAGTGCTGTTACTGCAAGTGCTTCATCACTTGAAAATAATGTAAATATAAGTAACAAAAGTTTAGTATACAGTAATACTAAATACAAATTTTCTGCAAAACCAAATTGTTCTGTAAAACCAGAACTTAAGCCTGATAAAGATAATTCTTGCAAAGATAAGAATCATAATGACAAGAATTGCAACAACACTAATAAACCTGAGGATAACAATAATTCAGGCTCTACTAATAAACCTGATAACAATAAACCAGAGTCTAATAAACCTGAAGACAACAATAATTCAGACTCTAATAATAAGCCTGATAACAATAAACCAGAGTCTAATAAACCTGAGGATAACAATAATTCAGGCTCTACTGATAAACCTGATAACAATAAACCAGAGTCTAATAAACCTGAAGACAACAATAATTCAGACTCTACTGATAAGCCTAATGATAATAACAACTCGGGTTCTACAAGTGAAAATTTTTCAGCTTACCAAAAAGAAGTTGTTGACTTAGTGAATATAGAAAGATCTAAAGCTGGATTAAATCCTCTTACTCTTGATTCTTCTATATCAAATGTTGCTACAAAAAAATCTCAAGATATGATTGATAACAATTACTTTTCACACAATTCTCCAACTTATGGCTCTCCATTTGACATGTTAAAAAAGTTTGGAATAAGCTATAAAACAGCTGGTGAAAATATAGCTATGGGTCAAAAGACTCCAAAAGAAGTTGTAAATGCATGGATGAATTCTGAAGGTCACAGAAAAAATATAATGAATCCAAATTTCAGTAAAATAGGTGTTGGAGTAGCACAAAAAAATGGTGGTTCAATTTATTGGACACAAATATTTGTAGGATAA